A region from the Triticum urartu cultivar G1812 chromosome 1, Tu2.1, whole genome shotgun sequence genome encodes:
- the LOC125544724 gene encoding probable membrane-associated kinase regulator 3 — protein MARAPTMVVQDDYIDMDLSPSSPQCALLEFEFQSAGGGGGGGVSRRREEAAYASPADELFYRGKLLPLHLPPRLQLVQKLLQEQQVNVPEIKPAVAGPAAPSVSASADVEDGGDGKVGAKRYSWSKRLKLMKRWTSREYIKSLFLAKAGDLGIVNGGGGGRERASLLDQDELCSHRRSFSGIIRRVRLVVATKAAASASAPPGTSPLCSSSSASSSSSSTPSCGDAERFFLRPRAAAMPVLKRSSSAGSEEGAIQGAIAHCKRSHQQLLQQGRKSASGVVFYSVSNTPRISTSVAAAAANESSQERQEMCRG, from the coding sequence ATGGCGAGGGCCCCGACCATGGTCGTCCAGGACGACTACATCGACATGGACCTCTCCCCCTCCTCGCCCCAGTGCGCGCTCCTCGAGTTCGAGTTTCAGAGCGctggtggaggtggaggtggcggTGTGTCCAGGCGCAGGGAGGAGGCGGCCTACGCGTCGCCGGCGGACGAGCTGTTCTACAGGGGCAAGCTCCTGCCGCTGCACCTGCCCCCGCGGCTGCAGCTCGTGCAGAAGCTGCTGCAGGAGCAGCAGGTGAATGTGCCGGAGATCaagccggcggtggcggggccgGCGGCGCCTAGTGTGAGCGCAAGCGCGGatgtggaggacggcggcgacggCAAGGTGGGCGCCAAGAGGTACTCTTGGTCCAAGAGGCTGAAGCTGATGAAGCGGTGGACGTCCAGGGAGTACATCAAGTCCCTCTTCCTCGCCAAGGCAGGCGACCTCGGCATCgtcaacggcggcggcggcgggagggaGAGGGCGAGCCTGCTGGACCAAGACGAACTCTGCAGCCACCGCAGGTCCTTCTCCGGCATCATCCGGCGGGTGCGCCTGGTGGTGGCGACGaaggcggcggcgtcggcgtcggcTCCGCCGGGGACCTCGCCGCTCTGCTCCTcgtcctccgcctcgtcctcctcctcgtcgacGCCGTCCTGCGGCGACGCGGAGCGGTTCTTCCTCCGGCCGAGGGCGGCGGCGATGCCGGTGCTGAAGCGGAGCAGCAGCGCCGGGTCGGAGGAGGGGGCCATCCAGGGCGCCATTGCCCACTGCAAGAGGTCGCACCAGCAGCTGCTGCAGCAGGGTAGGAAGAGCGCCAGCGGCGTGGTGTTCTACTCCGTGTCCAACACCCCCAGGATCTCCAcctccgtcgccgccgccgccgccaacgaGTCCTCGCAAGAGAGGCAGGAGATGTGCAGGGGATGA